The sequence TGGAGCCCTTATCTACATTTTTGCGTTAAATCAACTAACATAATCCCCTTTTTTATTCTGTTCGAATCGGACATCTGGCTTTATTCTGATAAGCTTGCAGCTGATCAATGTTTTTCATTTAACATATCAGGAAGGATGGCAACATGAATATCGAACAATTGGTCATACTATTGATCGTTGGCGCTATCGCAGGTTGGTTGGCCGGAGTGCTGATGAAAAAACGAGGGTTCGGACTGCCGGTTAATGTCATCATCGGCATCGTGGGAGCAGCCATCGGTCGTTATCTGTTTGATCTGCTCAATATCTCGATGCGAGGTTTGGTCGGAGCTATAATCACTGCGACTTGCGGAGCCGTAGTCCTGTTGTTTGCTGTCAGCCTCATAAAGAAATGAACAAGGGCAGAGAAACCTTAAATGATGACAAAGAAAAAGGGTTACGGTAAAAAACCGTAACCCTTTGATATTATTGGCACGCGATGCAGGATTCGAACCTGCGACCTCTGCCTCCGGAGGGCAGCGCTCTATCCAGCTGAGCTAATCGCGCACGAAGGTGGATTTATACAATAACTGCCGACCTATTGCAACTGCTATCTTGGGCGATAAGACTGGTGGCGCAGCCGCCCTATTCCTCCTCCTCAAAGGTCCGCTTCAGCATCAACAGAAGAACACCGCCGACAATCAGCAAAACAATGACTATGCCGCCGAAAACCTTTCTCTGACCGAGATCATCCTGATTTGATTGCGCCCGCGCTGAAATTTCATCCAGTCGTTCCTGGAAGCTTTTGGTCTGACTGACGACCTGATCGACATCAACACTGTGAAAGATACGATGATAATCGTTACGCAGGGAGAAGAGCGCCCCCTCCATTTCATCGGTTGAGAATCCGTCATTGTGTAAACTTTTCAGTTCCGACTCGAGGTCGGCAATGCGATTATCCGTTGCCTCAAGCGCCCCCCGGATCTCGGCGGCTCGCCCATACTCGTGACAACGACTGCACGATTCGGGATTGATCAGATCAAGCGAAGCCCGCACGATCGCATGGCTGTTGTGACAGGTAACGCATTGCGGCCCACCGGAGCCCAAGGCCTGGCCATGGGCACTTTTCATGTAATCTTCCTTGATTCCGACATGGCATCGCCCGCAAAAAGCAGGAATATCCTGTTTTTCCGGAACGCCGATAAAACCACGTTCCGGGCTCATCGCCATGGCGAAATCGGTCGGATCACCACCATGACAATCGTGACAGGAGATGCCGTTTTCATGATGAACACTTGTCTGCCAAAGGCCGACAGGCTCTCCGAGGTGGCCCGGCTGGCCGGCATGACACTGAGTACAGACAGGTTCATTTTCAGCAGCAAAAAGCACGGTCGGTAAAAACAACAGACCGAAAACCAACCCGATTTTTACAATCCGCATACATTTAATTTTCATGAGTAATGCCCCCAAACTGAGATTGCGATCATCACGACAAGCA comes from Desulfuromonas sp. and encodes:
- a CDS encoding cytochrome C, which translates into the protein MKIKCMRIVKIGLVFGLLFLPTVLFAAENEPVCTQCHAGQPGHLGEPVGLWQTSVHHENGISCHDCHGGDPTDFAMAMSPERGFIGVPEKQDIPAFCGRCHVGIKEDYMKSAHGQALGSGGPQCVTCHNSHAIVRASLDLINPESCSRCHEYGRAAEIRGALEATDNRIADLESELKSLHNDGFSTDEMEGALFSLRNDYHRIFHSVDVDQVVSQTKSFQERLDEISARAQSNQDDLGQRKVFGGIVIVLLIVGGVLLLMLKRTFEEEE
- a CDS encoding GlsB/YeaQ/YmgE family stress response membrane protein: MNIEQLVILLIVGAIAGWLAGVLMKKRGFGLPVNVIIGIVGAAIGRYLFDLLNISMRGLVGAIITATCGAVVLLFAVSLIKK